In the genome of Mercurialis annua linkage group LG8, ddMerAnnu1.2, whole genome shotgun sequence, the window TCTAAAATTTATttcgaaataaaatttattttggaaataaattgaaatttaataagctaattataattgttaaattaattataattagttaattaaaaatttaaattatttataaatatatatgaatttataataattttattaaattaatttaaattttgtgttTTACTTTGATATGTGGATTAAGTACGAgagttttaattgattaaatacaagagttttaatgtatttttatggtattttaaagttaaaataccatATTTTTTGTTTCCACACTCTCAATAATGCAGAGTGTAGTACACTCTCCGAATTCCATCCATAAAAGGACATTTTCACACAGGAAAATGAAAATATAGGGACATTGCAcatagaaaaatgaaaatacaGGGACCAGATAAAGCGAACATGAATGTTAAGGACTGTCcgaaaaaatagtttaaagtacagggaccttaGTATGGGTTTGGTGTTTATTTTACAGGTTGAATTTGAAGGTTTTAGTGATGAAGGTGTCGATTATATTTCACAGTTTTAGGCCGAAACAGTGTTTGGAAGCGACGATAAAACAATTCAGTGGGCGAAACGAGTTTCCCTTCATATTGGGTTCGAGCTGGTCATTTATTCCCACAAAAATGGGGGGACATAAAAGCTTCTGAGATTTTACCTGGGAAAGCGGTATAGAGGATCGTTCACAGATTCAAATTCTTACGGACGGAAGAATACGAAGACGAAAGCGTGCAAATGCACTTTCGCGATTATGGTGCGGCTGTTTCTAGCCGCATGGATGGTTGTTGCAAAACCTGAGATTACGAGTATGCACAACCATGACTTAGTTGTGTATCCTGAGGGACATCGTCAGACGATTGGACTGAGCCTCACGTCCAAACAGATTGTGCGGGATATGAGTACGGCATAAGCTAAGCCGTGTGCTATTTGGGCGGCCCTGCAGGAGAAAAATCCATATGACTACCTTACCAGAAGACAGGTGTACAACTACAGAGATAACCTGAGGTGGTCTGGTTTTAAGGGTAGGGACGTGGTGGGCCAGTTTTATCATATGGCTTTGGAGGGCCATTATGTGCATTGGACGCTTGCCGATCCGGAAACCAGTGCGTTGACTCATATTTTCATGGCGCATCCATATTCTGTGAGGTTACTCCAAGACTACCGATGGGTCATTGGTATGGATTCCGCCTACAAGATCAACAAGTAGCAGATGCattactgtaataccccgtatgtcTGGCGTTGCCAAAGTGGGCAACgtatctaaaataaaataggtGAAGCGGAGGTAAGAAGGAATTATCgaagaaattaaataaagaagGACGAGAATAGGCTGATATTGtaatttaaataagaaatttcAATACTTATAATGCCTAAAATAGTTAGACGGGACTAAAGAAAATCGTAAGCAAAGGtggaatttaaaataagttaaagtcccgagaaattggaaaataagctttaattcccggaaaatagaaattaaatagattattgacgggaattagtatttataaaaataatatcgataaattggttatcgataattattaaaataagattTGGACGAAAAAGTTGGAAATAGTgcattttagctcaaaatggaatttgagcgtttttagccgaaatttttaaaataaacaatcagCGATAGAATTATGAAATATTaaggtgatattatttatttgaacataaataatacaaagtttGTTGAGTTGAAGCGATTTAACGATCGACGgattaaattggacgaaagaaaagttcgGAACCAAAGCGTGAGGAGGTGACATCTATATCAATTCAATTCAGCTAGCAAAAAAAAATCGCAACTCTCCTCTCTTGAAGATGAAACATGCACAAATCTTCAATCAAGCATAACTTTTTCGTTTTTGGTCCGATTGaggcgattcttgcggccatgGAACGAGGGGAACGAGCTCTACACATCTATCTCTATCAATTGAGACTTGACGAGGCGACTACCAGTGGAACTCGAAACTTACAGAACGCGACATCGCTAGCTATTATCGAAGATCatggatagcaagcggtgagtatattttactcactcgtattatcgtattaaaaactattttatatatactatatatattattattattaaaggcATCGCGtaaattatatagtttgattttattGAGTTGTTCTTATTGGATTGAATTacatttgaattgtttgttCATGGATTGAACCACATTGTATTGGattgacttgtttgatatatcAGTTGTATTAATTTGCTTATGACTTGTTGA includes:
- the LOC126661847 gene encoding uncharacterized protein LOC126661847: MDSKRYSYIETVDVSSLNVDHFCDYEMEEGLCFVDTRLNLKLLRFYLGKRYRGSFTDSNSYGRKNTKTKACKCTFAIMVRLFLAAWMVVAKPEITSMHNHDLVVYPEGHRQTIGLSLTSKQIEKNPYDYLTRRQVYNYRDNLRWSGFKGRDVVGQFYHMALEGHYVHWTLADPETSALTHIFMAHPYSVRLLQDYRWVIGMDSAYKINK